From Amycolatopsis sp. WQ 127309:
GGCGAGGTGTTCACCACCGACGGCCGGATCTCCGGGCTCAACCTGCGGGTGCTCGAGGACGACAAGAAGGCGTTCCCGCAGTACAACGCGGTCGCGACGCTGCGCACGGACTTCATCAAGGCGCACCCGGACATCCGCGGCCCGCTGGAGAAGATCAGCGCGGCGATCGACAACGAGCAGATGGTCCAGCTCTGCAAGCAGGTCGACGTCGACGGCCAGGACGCGGGCAAGGTGGCCCACGACTGGATGGTCAAGAAGGGCTTCGTGAAGTAGCCCGCCACGACGGGGAACGGCCGGGCAGCACACGCTGCCCGGCCGTTTCGCTGTCTCAGGCGGCCGCGCCGGGACCGGGCAGCGGGTCGACGTCGCGGGCGTGCATCGGCTCGCCGCAGTGGGTGCACCGCACGCCGGCCGCGCTGATCTCGCCGCACCCGCGGTGGCGGTAGACCACCGGCGGCCCGGCCGCGCCGGCGAGCCACTTGTCACCCCAGCCGGCCATCACCATGAGCAGGTCGACGAGGTCGGTGCCCTTCTCCGTCAGGACGTACTCGTAGCGCGGCCGCTGGTCGTAGGGCCGCCGGTCGAGCACGCCGTGCTCGACGAGGTGGTTCAGCCGCTCGGTCAGGACCTTGCGCGAGATGCCGAGGTCGGCCTGGAGCTGCTCGAACCGGGTGAAGCCGACCCAGACGTCCCGCAGGATCAGCGGTGACCACGGCTCGCCGATGACGACGAGCGTGCGCGCGATCGAGCACGCCATTTCGCCGAAGTTCGTGCGCTGCATGAGCCCAGCTTACGCCTTGGGGTTCCCTCAGGGAACTCTGACTGCTACGGTTCTGGAGTCTCTTGAAGGAACTCTGGGAGGATGACGAGATGGGCAAGGTCTTCGGCGCACACGCGGTGTCGGTCGACGGGTACATCACCGGCGCCGGACCCGGCCCCGGTCACGGGCTCGGCGACGGCGGTTCGCTCTTCGACTGGTACTTCGCCGGCGACACGCCCAGCGCGGTGTTCGACGGCTTCAAGCTGAGCGAGCCGAGCGCGCGGGTCTTCGACGACGTCGCCGGCCGCGTCGGCGCGGTCGTCGCGGGCCGCAACACCTACGAGGACTCCGACCGCTTCGGCGGCGGCAGCCCGCACCCGACGGCGCCGCTCGTCCTGCTCAGCCACCGCCCGGCGCCCGGGATCACCGACCGGCAGACGCTCGTCACCACCGGGATCGAGGACGCCGTCGCGGCGGCGCGCGGGATCGCCGGCGACAAGGACGTCACCCTGATGGGTGGCGGTGTGCTGACCGAAGGGCTCAAGGCGGGGCTCGTCGACGAAGTCGTCCTGCACCAGGTGCCGGTCCTGCTCGGCGGCGGGCGTCCGTTCTTCCAAGCGCTGCCCCAGCACGTGCGCCTCCGCCTTCTCGAAGTTGTCCCGGCGCCCGGTGTCACCCATCTTCGATACGCAGTCGAAAACTGAAGGAGCAGCTCACATGATCAACGACGACCTGCGCGAGATCCTCAACGGCACCCCGATCGCCCACATCGCCACCGTGCTGCCCGACGGCGGCCCGCACGCCGTCCCGGTCTGGATCGGCACCCACGGCGACCACATCGCCGTCTTCACCGGCCCGGGCGCCCGCAAGGCCCGCAACTGGGACCGCGACCCCCGCGTCGCGATCTCCCTGACGCCGTCCGACAACCCGTACCAGCCGGTGATCATCCGCGGCACGGTCGTCGAACGGATCGACGGCGACGCCGGCTGGGACATCGTCGACACCATCGCGAAGAAGTACACCGGCGGCCCGTACCCGCGTGAGCAGGAACGCTTCGCCGTGCTCATCGAGCCCACCAGCCAGCAGGTGGGGATGCGCTGAGCGCCTAGATGCCCAGGCGGTGCAGCAGCTGACCCTCCAACCGCTCCAGCTCGCCGGCGACCGCGCGGTGCGCCGACTTCCGGCGCGCCGCCGGCATCCGCTCGGCGGCACGGACCGTCGCCGACAGCTGCTCCAGCGTCCCGAGCGAGTCCTTCACGAACTCGACGTCGGCGGGCGTCGCTTTCTCGGACTTCTGCAGGTCCCGGCAGCCTTCGGCGATGCCCGCGATCCGCGCGTGCAGCGCCGCGCCGCGGCCGGTGTAGCTGCCGAGCTGGTCGACCTCGACCCCGAGCTTCCGCGCCTGGTAGCGGTCGTACACCTCCCGGGCGGCGCCCGCCGCGCGCACCGCGTACGGCGCGACCACGGGAATCACGACGGGGCCGAGCACCTTGGCCACCGCGATCGCGTTCTTCGTCTTCTTGGGGGTGAATCGGCCTTCACCCTCGACCTTGGCCTTGCGCGCCATGGCACCTCCTGCGACGTGTCGAAGTCCGAACTTACTGGTCTTGCCCGTGGCGGGCATGGCGGCTCGGCGGTGGCCTCTAGAGTGATCTCCATGAAGGGCGAGGTGGTACTCGACGCGGGAGCGGTCAGCCGCTGCCGCCGCCGGGTGCACCTCGAGCACGATCCGCTGATGCGCGGGGTGCCGCTGTCGCCGCCGGATCCGACGGCGCAGCAGCGGATCGCCGACGCCGCAGCGCATCGGGACGACATCGTCACCCGGCTGATGGCCGCGTCCGGCGGACCTGAGCAGTGGGTGAAGATCGACCGCGACCTCCCGGCGGGCGAGCGCGTCGAACGCACCGAGCAGGCCTTCGCCGCCGAAGCGCGCTACATCTGGGGCGCGTTGCTGCCGGTCGACCCGGCCGGGCACCGGCGCGGCGGCATCGACCTGCTCGTCCGCACCGGCCGCGGGTACGTGCCGGTGCTCGTGGTGCGCCACCGCATCACCGACCGCGGCGCCGGCGCGATCGTCACCGAGATGACCGACCTCGACCCGGCCAACCGCGCCTCCGACAGCGGCCGCAAGGTCCGTTCGCAGCCGCGTGACCAGCTCCGGCTGGTGCACATCCGCCGGATGCTGCAGACGCTCGGGCAGGCCGACGAAGGCCTCGTCCTCGGCGGCGTGATCGGCCTCGACGCCGACGTCGTCGTCTGGCACGACCTCACCGCGGGCACCTGGCCGAACGGGCGCAGCGCGATCACCGAGTACCAGGCCCGGTTCGCCGACCGGCTCGCCATCGCCAACGCGGCGGCGAACGGCGAGGAGCCGCTGGCCGAGCCGTCGCGGGTGCTGGAGTGCCGCGGCTGTCCCTGGTGGCCGACGTGCGAAGCGCTGCTCACCGAGACCCGGGACGTCAGCCTCGTGGTGCGCGGTGAGGACGCGATGGAGCTGCGCCGCGCCGGCGTGTCCACTGTGGACAACCTGGCCGCGCTCGACCCGGCGGGCGAGGCGCCGGTGATCAACTGGACCGGCGTGACGTTCCCGGACGCCGTCGTGCTCGCCCGCGCCTGGCTGGCCGGCCTCACGCTCGTCCGCCGCGTCGACCGGGTCGACGTACCGCGCGGCGACGTCGAGGTCGACGTCGACATGGAGAGCTTCGGCGACGCCGGCGCGTACCTCTGGGGCTGCCTGCTCAGCGGCGCCGACATCGGCCTGGAGCCGGGCTACCGCGCGTTCGCGACGTGGGACCCGCTGCCGACCGGCGACGAAGCCCGCTCGTTCGCCGAGTTCTGGGCCTGGCTGACCGACGTCCGTGAGCGCACCGAAGCGGCGGGGCTGACCTTCCGCGCCTACTGCTACAACGCGCTCGCCGAGAACCGCTGGCTCTTCGGCTCGGTCGAGCGCTTCGGCGACCACCCGGGCATCCCTGCCAAGAAGGAAGTCCAGTCCTTTGTGGACTCCGAGGAGTGGGTCGACCTCTTCCGCAGCGTCACCGACCAGTTCCTGTGCTCCCAGGGCAAGGGCCTGAAGGTGATCGCCCCGGCCGCCGGCTTCTCCTGGCGCGACCCGGAGGCGGGCGGCGAGGCGTCGATGCGCTGGTACCGCGACGCCGTCGGGATGGACGGCGAGACGCCGGACGACACCCAGCGCGAGCGGCTCCTGCGCTACAACGAGGACGACGTCCTCG
This genomic window contains:
- a CDS encoding helix-turn-helix domain-containing protein; this translates as MQRTNFGEMACSIARTLVVIGEPWSPLILRDVWVGFTRFEQLQADLGISRKVLTERLNHLVEHGVLDRRPYDQRPRYEYVLTEKGTDLVDLLMVMAGWGDKWLAGAAGPPVVYRHRGCGEISAAGVRCTHCGEPMHARDVDPLPGPGAAA
- a CDS encoding PPOX class F420-dependent oxidoreductase — protein: MINDDLREILNGTPIAHIATVLPDGGPHAVPVWIGTHGDHIAVFTGPGARKARNWDRDPRVAISLTPSDNPYQPVIIRGTVVERIDGDAGWDIVDTIAKKYTGGPYPREQERFAVLIEPTSQQVGMR
- a CDS encoding DUF6474 family protein — protein: MLEVHPAAAAADRSRVEYHLALHGDHSRGHRRAAMPATGKTSKFGLRHVAGGAMARKAKVEGEGRFTPKKTKNAIAVAKVLGPVVIPVVAPYAVRAAGAAREVYDRYQARKLGVEVDQLGSYTGRGAALHARIAGIAEGCRDLQKSEKATPADVEFVKDSLGTLEQLSATVRAAERMPAARRKSAHRAVAGELERLEGQLLHRLGI
- a CDS encoding TM0106 family RecB-like putative nuclease, with protein sequence MKGEVVLDAGAVSRCRRRVHLEHDPLMRGVPLSPPDPTAQQRIADAAAHRDDIVTRLMAASGGPEQWVKIDRDLPAGERVERTEQAFAAEARYIWGALLPVDPAGHRRGGIDLLVRTGRGYVPVLVVRHRITDRGAGAIVTEMTDLDPANRASDSGRKVRSQPRDQLRLVHIRRMLQTLGQADEGLVLGGVIGLDADVVVWHDLTAGTWPNGRSAITEYQARFADRLAIANAAANGEEPLAEPSRVLECRGCPWWPTCEALLTETRDVSLVVRGEDAMELRRAGVSTVDNLAALDPAGEAPVINWTGVTFPDAVVLARAWLAGLTLVRRVDRVDVPRGDVEVDVDMESFGDAGAYLWGCLLSGADIGLEPGYRAFATWDPLPTGDEARSFAEFWAWLTDVRERTEAAGLTFRAYCYNALAENRWLFGSVERFGDHPGIPAKKEVQSFVDSEEWVDLFRSVTDQFLCSQGKGLKVIAPAAGFSWRDPEAGGEASMRWYRDAVGMDGETPDDTQRERLLRYNEDDVLATHALRGWIRERAQVEVPYMFDL
- a CDS encoding dihydrofolate reductase family protein: MGKVFGAHAVSVDGYITGAGPGPGHGLGDGGSLFDWYFAGDTPSAVFDGFKLSEPSARVFDDVAGRVGAVVAGRNTYEDSDRFGGGSPHPTAPLVLLSHRPAPGITDRQTLVTTGIEDAVAAARGIAGDKDVTLMGGGVLTEGLKAGLVDEVVLHQVPVLLGGGRPFFQALPQHVRLRLLEVVPAPGVTHLRYAVEN